The genomic region AGGGTAAAATTTAAGATGAGGTATAGAGTTTCCAAATAATTAATATAGTAAATTCAACAGGTTGAATGTACTATTTTCTTATCCAGCCACCCCGATGCGCCATCCAGATGCCGATGGCCGTAATTGCCGCAGTGTCCGCACGCAAAATCCGCGGACCGAGCGAGATCGGTACGGAAGCCTCTTTGGCCCGTATTTTCTCGTCTTCTGCATCCGTGAAACCGCCTTCGGGACCGATCAAAATGGCGGCAGGGCCGTTTGAGTCTGACATCGCTTCGATAACTGAATCACCACCCCGTTCTGCCGCGTAATATAGGCGCCGTTCTTCGGGCCAGTTCGACAGGAGCGTATCCAGCGATGTGATCTCAGCAAGATCTGGCAACGACGTCCGTTCGCATTGCTCTGCGGCCTCGATAATGTGCGATTGCAGGCGCGTCGCTTTCACCTTGTCGACGATCGTACGCTGCGTCTTCACCGGCACGAGGCGCGCTACGCCCAACTCACATGCCTTTTCGACCAGCCAGTCGATCCGGCCCTTTTTGATCGGCGCAAAGCACAGCCACAGGTCGGGCACGATTTCGCGTGGGCGCAAATGGCCTTCGACCCGCACGATAGCATCGCGCTTTCCGATATGCGCCAGCTCTGCCAGCCATTCGCCCGTGCGATTATCGAACAGCTTGATCTGCGCGCCAGCTTTCAGTCGGAGCACGCGCACCAGATAATTGGCTTGCGCGGCATCGATGACGATCTCGCCATCATCTTCGAGCGTCGTATCGACAAACAGGCGAGGCAAGCTGCCGGGTGGCCAGGCGGGTGTTGCAGGCATGGCTGTTCCATAAACCGGTCGGCCCAAGCTTGTCCAAACCTTGCAGAAACGGATAGGGCCTGTGGACATGGACGCGGATTCGACAGTTCCTGACACAGAGCGGCATTGGCTGATCGCAATGCTGCCACCTGCAGCGCGCCCTTATGGGCTGTTGGGACGGTTCGATCGACCGATCGGCTGGTGGCTGCTCTTCTGGCCGTGCGCCTGGAGCGTGGCATTGGCCGGCGGCGCGCGGGACCGATGGGACCTGCTGCTCTGGTTCCTGCTGGGTGCGATTGCGATGCGCGCTGCCGGCTGCGTCTATAACGACATTGTCGACCGTGATCTCGATCAGAAGGTCGAGCGCACCCGGTCCCGGCCATTGGCGAGTGGGCGTGTATCGCTCCGCGCGGCATGGATCTGGCTGATATCCCTGTGCCTTGTTGGTTTGCTGGTCCTATTGCAGCTGCGCTGGGAAGCGCAGCTGGTCGCCATTGCCAGCATAGCGCTCGTGGCCGCGTATCCGTTCATGAAACGCATCACCTGGTGGCCGCAGGCTTGGCTGGGTTTAGTGTTTAGCTGGGGTGCATTGGTCGGCTGGGTGGCAATCACCGGAGACTATGCTCCGGCGCTTGGCTGGCTCTACGCAGGATCGGTGTGTTGGGTGATCGGCTATGACACCATCTATGCGCTGCAGGATATCGAGGATGATGCGCTGGCCGGTGTGAAGAGTACCGCGCGCCGTTTCGGCCGCCATGCCCGCACCGGTATTGCGCTTTTCTATCTCGCGGCACTCCTCTGCTGGGCAATGGCTCTGTGGACAGTTCGTCCACAATGGCTGGCGCTCGCCGCCCTGCTACCGATCGCGCTGCACCTGGGCTGGCAATGCGCAACGTTGAAGGTCGAGGAGGGTGAAGATGCGCTCGCCAAATTCCGATCGAACCGCGAGGCGGGATTGCTGATGGCGCTTGCATGTCTGGTAATCGGAGCGACAGCCTGATCGCCAAGGGTGACAATCTTCGATCCGCTCCCTAAATCCGCTGCATGCTAACCGTTACCGAAGCGCAGGACCGCGCATCCGATCTCGTCCAATCCGCTAAGCAGGCCGGTGCCGATGCCGCTGATGTGATTTATTCTGGCGGTCTCTCGACCGAGGTCCAGGTGCGCCTGGGCGAGCTGGAAGATGTCCAGCGATCCGAAGGCGAGGATATCGGCCTGCGATTCTTTGTCGGCCAGCGATCGGCCAGCGTCTCTTCATCGGACCTCTCTGCAGACGCAATGGCAGTATTGGTCGAGCGCGCAGCCGCGATGGCCCGGGAAGCACCGGAAGATGCCTATGCGGGGCTCGCGCCCGAAGATCGGCTGTTTCGCGGCACCTTGCCCGATCTCGATATCCATGATGACTATGAGGCAGAGCCAGAGACGTTGCGCGCCCAAGCACTGGAAGCCGAAGATGCAGCTCGGGCTGTCGACGGCGTCACGAACAGTGAAGGTGGCGGTACGTCTACCGGGCGATCGATTATGGCTCTCGCGACCAGTCACGGCTTTTGCGGCGGCTATCGGGCGTCAAGCTTTGGCTGCTCGGCGAGCGTGATTGCCGGTGAGGGTAGTGGCATGCAGCGCGATTATGCTTATCGCACGGCGCGTCATTTCGCCGATCTCGATAGCCCGGCAAGTATCGGCCAACGGGCTGGCGAACGCACAGTTGCCCGGCTCAATCCGGCAAAACTGGAAAGCGGAGCCATGCCGGTGGTGTTCGATCCGCGTGTGTCGGGTGGCCTTTTGGGTCATTTGATCGGTGCAATCACCGGGTCAGCCATCACTCGGGGTACGAGCTTCCTGCGCGATAGCCTCGAAGACCAGATTTTTGCCGATGGCATCATGGTGCGCGATGATCCGCTGCGGAGGCGTGGTCTGCGGTCGCGGCCGTTTGACGGCGAGGGGCTTCCGGTCGCTGAACGTGCGATCATCGATAATGGCGTGCTGACCGGCTGGCTCATGGACAGCGCATCTGCGCGCCAGCTCGGCCTTGAACCCACTGGCCATGCCAAGCGCGGCATCGGTGGTCCGCCGAGCGCCGGCACCACCAATCTCCATCTCGATGCTGGCACGATAAGCCGCGATGATTTGATCGCCGATATCCGCCAGGGTGTGCTCGTGACGGAACTGATCGGTATGGGCGTCAATCCGGTGACTGGCGATTATAGCCGCGGCGCGTCGGGCTATCTGATCGAGAATGGCGCTATTGGCGCCCCGGTTGCCGAGATTACCATTGCCGGCAATCTGAAGGATATGTTCCGCGAACTCGTTCCGGCCGATGACCTTGAATTCATACGCGGCGTAAATGCGCCGACCGTGCGGATTGAGGGAATGACGGTCGCCGGTGCCTGACATATCGCCCGGCGCCATTGCAGCGATCGCAGCCGAAGCGGCGCGACTGGCGTCTGAACGCTGGCGGGGAGAGATCGAGGTATGGGACAAGGAACCCGATCATCCGGTGTCCGATGTCGATTTGCTGGTTGATGATTTTCTGCGCGAGCAGCTGAGCGCGCTCGATCCCGATGCCGGTTATCTCTCCGAGGAAACTACTGACAGCAAGGCTCGGCTTGGCAAATCACGCATCTGGCTCGTCGATCCAATTGACGGCACACGGGATTTCATTCGCGGCCGCGCCGGATGGTGCGTTTCGGTTGCGCTGATCGAGGATGGCCAGCCGATTGTCGGCGTACTCGAAGCGCCCTCCCGGGGCGAACGATGGATGGCGACGGCCGGCGAGGGTGCAACGCGCAATGGCGAAACACTATCGGTGAGCGAATGTACGCGCCTTCACGGTGCGCGGATTCCGTTCACCAACCTGCCCAAGGATTCAAACCTGGTCTCGGTCGAACAGCCCAACTCCATTGCCTTGCGGATAGCGATGGTGGCCGCCGGCGATGCCGATCTGGTTGCAACATTGCGTTGGGGTCATGAATGGGATGTCGGCGCGGCCGCGCTGATCGCAAGCGAGGCCGGTGCGATCGTCTCAAACGCATTCGGCGAACCGCTCGAATTCAACACCCATGCCGCCGAAGCCTTTGGCGTCTTGGTCACCACCCCCGGCATCCACCGCGCCGCCATCGATCTGCTTAGCGAACAGGCGAAGAAATTGTCGGTGCGTTAGATCACGCTGGCTGTCGATGACTGCAGCCGAGATGTTTCTTCTTCATCCCAGCCCGTTAAAATATTGAAATAATTGTAAATATTGACGCTTCTGATATGCTGACCGCACTTGGGGTGTGCGGAGATGGAACGTGTCGCCAACCCAAGGACAAGGTGAGGTCGAAAGACGATGCGACGGAACTTCAAGCCTTCGAGCAATTGAAATATTACAGGCTGGTTCCGGCAATAGGGCGATCGGTGCGGTTCGTGAGAAATTGGTGTTGCCGGATCAGCTTCCTGAATATCGAATTGCCTCTAAGACCGTACCCATTATCCTGTTTGCAGCCCGCGCTGGCAGCACATATTCCGGCCAGTTGGTGGCCCGGCATCCGGCCTTTGGCCGTGTAGCCGAATGGTTCAATCCACCTCGTCTCGAGCGTCTGCGGACCGAATATGGATTCCAGAATGATGCCGAGGCTGTTCAGTACCTGTTGGATCGAGAAGCCAGGCAATTGTTCGGCACTGAGTGCACTTTATATGGCCTGACATCGTGTGCTTTGCTCGGTTTTCTTGACCAGATTCTGCCGCGCGCGCGTTTCATTATGCTGAAGAGGCGTGATCGCGTTGCGCACGCTGTTTCGTTGACGAAGGCGCAATTGACCGGGCAATTCTCGAGCAATCAAACACCGAGAATGATCGCCACTGCTGATGACTATGACGCTGACAAAATCGCCAGTAACTTGCGAATAATTGCGTCTGTTTATGCGCAACTCGAGGCATTTCTGGAGGCGGTCCAAGCAGACCCGCTGACAGTCTATTACGAAGATATCGTCAATGATCCCGCTGCGTTTCAATCGCAGATCTTTCGCTATCTCAACATCACGCCAACATCTGTTCCGTCCCAAAAGACGAGCGTTCAGAAAATTGCCGATGCGGTGAACGCCGCCTGGATCGAACGGTTTAGGCGTGAGGCCTAGCCCGCTATCCAGTCAGCAAGTTTCCCGGCAACGGCGTTAAACGCGTCGGCGCCGCCGCCATTGCTGGCGACGGACGGCACGCCTTCGTCGGAGGCGAGGCGGATATCGAGTTCGAGGGGGATACGGCCTAGGAAGTCATAGCCTAACTCCTCAGCCGCTGCTTCGGCGCCCCCTGATCCGAACGGATCGGATATCGCGCCGCATTCCGGGCATTCATAACCGGCCATATTTTCAACCAGCCCGATAATCGGAACCTCTGCCTCATTGAACAGGTGGATGGCCCGCTTCGCATCGATCAACGCGAGATCCTGCGGGGTCGATACGATGATCGCCCCGGCTGGCTTATATTTCTGCACCATGGTGAGCTGCACATCGCCGGTACCCGGCGGCAAGTCGATGATCAGCGTTTCGGTGTCGCCCCAATCTGCATCGATCAATTGGCCAAGCGCATTGCCGGCCATCGGCCCGCGCCATGCGATCGCTTGGCCAGGCTTAACGAGCTGGCCCATGCTGAGCATGTTGATGCCATATTCGGTTTCTACCGGAACGAGTTTCTTATGTTCATTGGCGGTCGGTTTGCGGCCTTCGGCGCCCAGCAATCGCGGCTGGGAGGGGCCATAGATATCGGCATCGATCAAGCCGACCCGCATGCCTCTCCGAGCGAGCGAGATGGCAAGGTTGGCCGAAAGCGTCGATTTGCCGACGCCGCCCTTGCCGGAACCGATGGCGATGATTCGGCGGGTGGTGCGCGAGCTTGTCATGGCGACGCGCACGCTATCAACGCCGTCAATGGCGCCGAGTTCGCGATTGATATCAGCTTCGATCAACGCGCGCTTGTCGGGATTGATGTCCGTCACGTCGAGGATCACGCTGGCGATACCGTCGGCAAATCGTGGGGCGGGCGCCCGCTCGGCATCGATCAGGCCTTTTCCGGAAACCGGATCAGCGATGGCGTTAAGGGCGGCGGCAAGTTGGTCAATTGGGTCGGTCATATCGACCAAATAGTAATCCCATCGCCAAATGACACTGTTTTTCCCGGAAAGGGTTCCTATAAAGAGCAGTATGAGCGTTTTTACAGGTCTTGGTGCCAGGATTGGCTCCTTATTGAATAGTGAGGGCCGTGGCCCTTGGGGTGGTCGCGGAAGCGGCGGATCGGGCGGAAATGGCTCGGGTGGTGGCGGCGACGATGGCCCCCAGAACCCGTGGTCCCAACCGCCTCGCAAACGTCCTTCGGGCGGTCAGGGCGGGCCGACTGCGCTCGATGATCTGCTGAAGCGCGGCAAGTCCCAATGGGGCGGCGGCAGCGGTGGACGCGGGCCTGACCTGCCGACATTAGGCGGCCGACCGATCTGGTTCTGGGCGATTATCCTGTTGGTTTTCCTGTGGATTTTCTTCACTTCCTTCCATCTTGTCGGGCCACAAGAACGTGGCGTGCTGACCCGCTTTGGCAATTATGTCGGCACTTATCAGCCAGGTCCGAACTTCTCCTTCCCGGCGCCGATTGATCGGGTGCAGATAATCGATGTCGATAATATCCGTACGATCGATATCGGCGGCAGCGGGGCAGATACCGAAAACCGCGTGCTGACCGGCGATCAGAATCTTGTCGACCTGGCCTATCAAATTCGCTGGAACATCAAGGAGCCGCAAAACTTCCTGTTCCAGATCGTCAATCCCGAAGAAACGATTCGCGAAGTTGCCGAGAGCGCCATGCGCGCGGTTATTGCGCGCGTCACCTTGGATGATGCGATTGGTGCTGGTCGTGGTGAGATCGAACAACGCGTCCAGATTTTGATGCAGGATTTGCTGGATGGCTATGGCGCGGGCGTACTCGTCCAGGGTGTCGCCATTGAAGAAGCCGATCCGCCGGCCGCGGTGGAAGAAAGCTTCCGCCGGGTGTCCGCCGCGCAGCAGACGGCCCAGACCTATCTCAACAATGCGCGCGCTTATGCGCAGCAGTTGACGGCCCGGGCTCAGGGTGAATCGGCGGCCTTTACGCGGGTCTATGAAGAATATCGGTTGGCGCCGGAGGTTACGCGCCGCCGCATGTATTATGAGACGATGGAGCGGGTCTTGGCCGAAGTCGATATCACCATTGTCGAGGCCGAGGGGGTCACCCCCTATCTGCCTCTCCCTGAAGTGCAGCGCCGGGTTCGCCAACAGGCAACGCCTGCGCCAGAAGCGGGAGCCGGCCAATGAGTGTTGCAGGTCGTATCGCGCGTAATCCGATCGCCTATGCCGTTCTCGGTGTGATCATCATCGTCACGGCGCTCAGTTCCTTCTCGATCGTTCCGGAAACCCGCCAGGCGGTTGTCGTCTATCTTGGTGAGCCGGTGCGGATCGTGAACCGCTATGAGCCGGGCGTGCCGTTCGGCTCGGGCAGTGCCGGGCTGATGGCGCATATTCCCTTTGCCGAGCAGGTCGTCTGGATTGATCGCCGGATCCAGAATGTCGAGATGGAGCGCCAGCAGGTGCTCTCGACCGATCAGCTGCGGCTGCAGGTTGATGCCTTTGCCCGCTATCGCATCGTCGATCCGCTACAGATGTATATTTCGGCGCGGACCGAAGACCGGGTCAGCGAAGCGCTGCGCCCGATCCTTGCCTCATCGTTGAGGAACGAGCTGGGCCGGCGGCCATTTGCCGCGCTGCTGAGCCCGGAACGCGGCCAGGTGATGGAAAATATCCGTGAGAGCTTGAACCTGGCGGCCCGCCAATATGGCGCGGAAATCGTCGATGTGCGGATCAAGCGTGCTGACCTTCCCGAAGGCCAGCCGCTGGAATCGGCCTATCGCCGGATGCGGTCAGCCCGTGAGCAGGAAGCGCTGACGATCGAGGCCCAGGGTGCAAAACAAGCCCAGATCATCCGTGCAGAGGCCGATGCAGAGGCCGCACGGACCTATGCCGAGGCCTTTGGCGCGGATCCCGATTTCTATGATTTCTATCGCGCAATGGAGTCCTATCGAGCCACATTCGGCATCGATCGGCCCTCCAGCCCGGATGATGGGGAAGCTGCGATCGTCATGTCGCCGGACAACGAATATCTGCGTCAATTCCGTGGACAGCGGTGACGTTTCGACGAACGGCATTCAAGCCCCCTATGTTCAATATGTGTTAAGGCGCTATTCCGCAGCTAACAGACAGGTGTCGTAAAACGGATACAGCGAAGAGATTGGAGAATCATGGCCGTGCGTTACGCTTATGCGATTACAGGAATTTTGCTGGCTGGAGGCACTGCGGCGACGCTCGTGCTGCAACAGCCGGTCGGTGCCCAGGTCGCTCAAAATGCCCCGACCAGCATGCCGCAGGCCAGCGCGCCGGGCAGTTTTGCCGATCTGGCGGAACGATTGGCCCCGGCCGTCGTCAACATTTCCACCACGCAAACAATCGAAGTGCAGCGCCGCAATCCGTTTGCTGGCAGCCCATTCGACGATTTCTTCCGTCAATTTGGCGGTCAGCGTGGTCAGAATGATGAGCCGATCACCCGCGAAGCAAGTTCGCTCGGATCCGGTTTTATCATTTCAGCTGACGGTTATGTCGTCACTAACAATCATGTGATTTCTGCGCGTGGCCGCAATGGCCGCCCCGGAACCGAGGCGGTGGATACGATCACCGTGATCCTGTCGGACCGTACGGAATATGAAGCCCGTATCGTCGGTCGCGATCCCTCATCCGATCTCGCAGTGCTTAAGATCGATGGGGACAATCTGCCCTTTGTTGAGTTTGGCGATTCCGATGACCTGCGAGTTGGCGATTGGGTGCTGGCGATCGGCAATCCCTTTGGCTTGGGCGGCACAGTGACCGCCGGTATCGTCTCGGCCATGCAGCGGACGATCGGCCAGGGCGGCGCCTATGACCGCTATATTCAGACCGATGCCTCGATCAACCAGGGTAATTCTGGTGGGCCGATGTTCGATCTGCAAGGCAATGTAGTGGGTATCAACAGCGCGATTTTCTCGCCGACCGGCGGCAATGTCGGGATCGGTTTTGCCATCCCGGCATCCGAAGCCCGCTCGATCGTTGAAACATTGCAGCGCGGTGAGCGCGTGCAACGCGGTTATCTGGGTGTCAGCATCCAGCCGATGAACGATGCGATTGCTGAATCGCTCGGACTGCCTGCAAATCGCGGTGAGATAGTTGCCCGTGTCGAGCCCGGCGAAGCCGCCGAGCGCGCGGGTATCCGTCAGGGCGATGTGATCGTGAAGGTCAATAATCGCGAAGTCACGCCGGACGAGACATTATCCTATATTGTGGCCAATCTCCCGGTTGGCTCGCGCGTTCCGATCGAGCTGATCCGGGATGGCGAACGGATGAACGTCACCGCGACAATGGGTGAACGTCCAACCGATGAAGAGCTGATCCGCCGAGCACAGGAAGGCCAGGAGGAAGAAGAAGTCCTTGAAGAGCCGACCAAGGAAGACCCTGGTAGCGACGAATCCGAAGCCACAATGGAAGCGATCGGCATTGGCTTCCAGACGCTGACCCCGCAAATTGCGCGCCAGGTTGGCGTGT from Parasphingopyxis sp. CP4 harbors:
- a CDS encoding TldD/PmbA family protein; this encodes MLTVTEAQDRASDLVQSAKQAGADAADVIYSGGLSTEVQVRLGELEDVQRSEGEDIGLRFFVGQRSASVSSSDLSADAMAVLVERAAAMAREAPEDAYAGLAPEDRLFRGTLPDLDIHDDYEAEPETLRAQALEAEDAARAVDGVTNSEGGGTSTGRSIMALATSHGFCGGYRASSFGCSASVIAGEGSGMQRDYAYRTARHFADLDSPASIGQRAGERTVARLNPAKLESGAMPVVFDPRVSGGLLGHLIGAITGSAITRGTSFLRDSLEDQIFADGIMVRDDPLRRRGLRSRPFDGEGLPVAERAIIDNGVLTGWLMDSASARQLGLEPTGHAKRGIGGPPSAGTTNLHLDAGTISRDDLIADIRQGVLVTELIGMGVNPVTGDYSRGASGYLIENGAIGAPVAEITIAGNLKDMFRELVPADDLEFIRGVNAPTVRIEGMTVAGA
- the hflC gene encoding protease modulator HflC yields the protein MSVAGRIARNPIAYAVLGVIIIVTALSSFSIVPETRQAVVVYLGEPVRIVNRYEPGVPFGSGSAGLMAHIPFAEQVVWIDRRIQNVEMERQQVLSTDQLRLQVDAFARYRIVDPLQMYISARTEDRVSEALRPILASSLRNELGRRPFAALLSPERGQVMENIRESLNLAARQYGAEIVDVRIKRADLPEGQPLESAYRRMRSAREQEALTIEAQGAKQAQIIRAEADAEAARTYAEAFGADPDFYDFYRAMESYRATFGIDRPSSPDDGEAAIVMSPDNEYLRQFRGQR
- the ubiA gene encoding 4-hydroxybenzoate octaprenyltransferase, translated to MDADSTVPDTERHWLIAMLPPAARPYGLLGRFDRPIGWWLLFWPCAWSVALAGGARDRWDLLLWFLLGAIAMRAAGCVYNDIVDRDLDQKVERTRSRPLASGRVSLRAAWIWLISLCLVGLLVLLQLRWEAQLVAIASIALVAAYPFMKRITWWPQAWLGLVFSWGALVGWVAITGDYAPALGWLYAGSVCWVIGYDTIYALQDIEDDALAGVKSTARRFGRHARTGIALFYLAALLCWAMALWTVRPQWLALAALLPIALHLGWQCATLKVEEGEDALAKFRSNREAGLLMALACLVIGATA
- a CDS encoding 16S rRNA (uracil(1498)-N(3))-methyltransferase, with product MPATPAWPPGSLPRLFVDTTLEDDGEIVIDAAQANYLVRVLRLKAGAQIKLFDNRTGEWLAELAHIGKRDAIVRVEGHLRPREIVPDLWLCFAPIKKGRIDWLVEKACELGVARLVPVKTQRTIVDKVKATRLQSHIIEAAEQCERTSLPDLAEITSLDTLLSNWPEERRLYYAAERGGDSVIEAMSDSNGPAAILIGPEGGFTDAEDEKIRAKEASVPISLGPRILRADTAAITAIGIWMAHRGGWIRK
- the hflK gene encoding protease modulator HflK produces the protein MSVFTGLGARIGSLLNSEGRGPWGGRGSGGSGGNGSGGGGDDGPQNPWSQPPRKRPSGGQGGPTALDDLLKRGKSQWGGGSGGRGPDLPTLGGRPIWFWAIILLVFLWIFFTSFHLVGPQERGVLTRFGNYVGTYQPGPNFSFPAPIDRVQIIDVDNIRTIDIGGSGADTENRVLTGDQNLVDLAYQIRWNIKEPQNFLFQIVNPEETIREVAESAMRAVIARVTLDDAIGAGRGEIEQRVQILMQDLLDGYGAGVLVQGVAIEEADPPAAVEESFRRVSAAQQTAQTYLNNARAYAQQLTARAQGESAAFTRVYEEYRLAPEVTRRRMYYETMERVLAEVDITIVEAEGVTPYLPLPEVQRRVRQQATPAPEAGAGQ
- a CDS encoding Stf0 family sulfotransferase: MPDQLPEYRIASKTVPIILFAARAGSTYSGQLVARHPAFGRVAEWFNPPRLERLRTEYGFQNDAEAVQYLLDREARQLFGTECTLYGLTSCALLGFLDQILPRARFIMLKRRDRVAHAVSLTKAQLTGQFSSNQTPRMIATADDYDADKIASNLRIIASVYAQLEAFLEAVQADPLTVYYEDIVNDPAAFQSQIFRYLNITPTSVPSQKTSVQKIADAVNAAWIERFRREA
- a CDS encoding Mrp/NBP35 family ATP-binding protein, whose amino-acid sequence is MTSSRTTRRIIAIGSGKGGVGKSTLSANLAISLARRGMRVGLIDADIYGPSQPRLLGAEGRKPTANEHKKLVPVETEYGINMLSMGQLVKPGQAIAWRGPMAGNALGQLIDADWGDTETLIIDLPPGTGDVQLTMVQKYKPAGAIIVSTPQDLALIDAKRAIHLFNEAEVPIIGLVENMAGYECPECGAISDPFGSGGAEAAAEELGYDFLGRIPLELDIRLASDEGVPSVASNGGGADAFNAVAGKLADWIAG
- a CDS encoding 3'(2'),5'-bisphosphate nucleotidase CysQ; amino-acid sequence: MPDISPGAIAAIAAEAARLASERWRGEIEVWDKEPDHPVSDVDLLVDDFLREQLSALDPDAGYLSEETTDSKARLGKSRIWLVDPIDGTRDFIRGRAGWCVSVALIEDGQPIVGVLEAPSRGERWMATAGEGATRNGETLSVSECTRLHGARIPFTNLPKDSNLVSVEQPNSIALRIAMVAAGDADLVATLRWGHEWDVGAAALIASEAGAIVSNAFGEPLEFNTHAAEAFGVLVTTPGIHRAAIDLLSEQAKKLSVR
- a CDS encoding Do family serine endopeptidase — encoded protein: MRYAYAITGILLAGGTAATLVLQQPVGAQVAQNAPTSMPQASAPGSFADLAERLAPAVVNISTTQTIEVQRRNPFAGSPFDDFFRQFGGQRGQNDEPITREASSLGSGFIISADGYVVTNNHVISARGRNGRPGTEAVDTITVILSDRTEYEARIVGRDPSSDLAVLKIDGDNLPFVEFGDSDDLRVGDWVLAIGNPFGLGGTVTAGIVSAMQRTIGQGGAYDRYIQTDASINQGNSGGPMFDLQGNVVGINSAIFSPTGGNVGIGFAIPASEARSIVETLQRGERVQRGYLGVSIQPMNDAIAESLGLPANRGEIVARVEPGEAAERAGIRQGDVIVKVNNREVTPDETLSYIVANLPVGSRVPIELIRDGERMNVTATMGERPTDEELIRRAQEGQEEEEVLEEPTKEDPGSDESEATMEAIGIGFQTLTPQIARQVGVSSRVRGLVVNQVDPSSDAAQQGIRRGDIVLSINRTATLEPSDAVRVIQSAQRAGRGSVLLLRQRGNSTPLYVGVDFIE